From Streptomyces sp. NBC_01551:
TGGATTTACCCCGGCCAGGGTTCGAGGGGCCGGCGGAACTGGATTTACCCGGCCAGGGCTGGAGGGGCCGGCTGGGCTTGAGGGGCCGGCGGAGGCGGCAGGGATGTTCAGGGACCCGCCGGGGTCAGCGGCGGGACTTCAGGATGTCGCCGATCACGTTGTCCGGGAGGAGGGTGTTGCACTGGAGTTCCGCCGTCTTCGTGAGGGCGTCGTCGCGGCAGACGTAGAAGTCCTTGTAGGCCAGCTGCAAGGCGTACGAGCTCGCCGCCAGCAGGATCGCCAGTGACGCCGTCACCAGCCCGCTGATCGCGGCCGTCCGCTGAGGACGCGCGGCCGGGCCGAGGGCCGCGAGGCCGGAGGGCGGCGGTGTGGTGCCGTCCGTCGGGGTCGCCGCGGCCGGGCGGCCGCGCAGTGCGGTGATGCCCCAGTAGAGCGCGAGCGCTCCCAGCAGGAGCCCCATCGACGGGATCCCGAAGATCCCGAAGAAGAAGCCCCACATGCCCGACAGCAGCGCGTACCGCGCGCGCCGCTGGACCGGGTCCGTCGGGTCCCAGCGGGCGGGGCCGCCAGCGTCGGGGTCGGTGCCCCGGCGGTCGCGGTCGCCGTCGCGCCCGTCTCCGCCGCCGCCGTCGCGCGGCTCCCACGGCTGGTCGGGCCGGCCCTCGGGGGGCGCCGCGAAGGGGTTGTCGTCGGTCGAGGAGTCGGGCTGACGGCGGTCCGGCATCGAGTGCGTTACTTCCCCTGTGTCGTGGACTCGGCATGCGGCGCGGGGCATCGCGCCGACATCGCGCCGCACCGTTCGCGGCTTGTAGGCCAGACGCTACCCCTCGGCCGTCCCCCCGTCCCTCGGGGGCCGTCCGGTGAGCCGGTATCGTTGCAGCCGGTCGGTGGCTTCGTATGGTTCCCCGTATATCGGTGCCCTGGAGTTTCGTACGATCACACTAAACGAACGACGCGTTTCCCCCGAGAAAGGGCCTCCCATGGCCGTCTCCCGCCTGGTCGTGCTGGTCTCCGGGTCCGGCACCAACCTCCAGGCCCTGCTCGACGCCATCGCCGGCGACCCCGGCGGTCCCGAGGGCTTCGGCGCCGAAGTGGTCGCCGTCGGCGCCGACCGCGAGAACATCGCCGGGCTGGAGCGGGCCGAGAAGGCCGGGATCCCCACTTTCGTGTGCCCGGTCAAGGCGTACGCGACCCGCGAGGAGTGGGACACCGCCCTCACTGAGGCCACCGCCGCCCACGAGCCCGACCTGGTGGTCTCCGCCGGGTTCATGAAGATCGTGGGCAAGGCGTTCATCGACCGCTTCGGCGGCCGGTTCATCAACACCCACCCCGCCCTGCTCCCCGCCTTCCCGGGGGCGCACGGCGTACGGGACGCGCTCGCCTACGGCGCGAAGGTCACCGGCTGCACCGTCCACTTCGTGGACGGCGGCGTGGACACCGGTCCGATCATCGCCCAGGGTGTGGTCGAGATCCGGGACGGGGAAGACGAAGGCGCTCTCCATGAGCGCATCAAGGAAGTCGAGCGCACGCTGCTCGTCGACGTCGTGGGGCGCCTGGCCCGGCACGGCTACCGCATTGAGGGACGAAAGGTAACAATCCAGTGACCGCCGTAGAGAGCGTTGCGAGCAACGACCCGACCACGACCCAGCGGCCGATCCGGCGTGCGCTCATCAGCGTCTACGACAAGACGGGACTGGAAGAGCTGGCCCGCGGCCTGCACGAGGCGGGCGTCGCGCTCGTCTCCACCGGCTCCACCGCCTCGAAGATCGCCGCCGCCGGGGTGCCCGTCACCAAGGTCGAGGAGCTGACCGGCTTCCCCGAGTGCCTGGACGGCCGGGTGAAGACCCTGCACCCGCGCGTGCACGCCGGCATCCTCGCCGACCTGCGCCTGGAGGACCACCGCAACCAGCTCGCCGAGCTCGGTGTCGAGCCCTTCGACCTGGTCGTCGTCAACCTGTACCCCTTCCTGGAGACCGTCCGGTCGGGTGCCACGCCGGACGAGTGCGTGGAGCAGATCGACATCGGCGGCCCGTCGATGGTCCGCGCCGCCGCCAAGAACCACCCGTCGGTCGCGGTCGTGACCAGCCCCGACCGCTACGCCGACGTCATCGCCGCGGCCCAGGGCGGCGGCTTCGACCTCACCGCCCGCAAGCGGCTCGCCGCCGAGGCCTTCCAGCACACCGCCGCCTACGACGTCGCCGTGGCCTCCTGGTTCACCAACGCGTACGCCCCGGAGCCGGAGGCCGTCCTGCCCGAGTTCCTCGCCGGCGCCTGGGACCGCAAGTCCACCCTCCGCTACGGCGAGAACCCGCACCAGGCCGCCGCGCTCTACACGGACGGCCAGCCGGGCGGGCTCGCCAACGCCGAGCAGCTGCACGGCAAGGAGATGTCCTTCAACAACTACGTGGACACCGAGGCCGCGCGCCGCGCCGCCTACGACCACGAGTACCCCTGCGTCGCGATCATCAAGCACGCCAACCCCTGCGGCATCGCGGTCGGCGCGGACGTCGCCGAGGCGCACCGCAAGGCGCACGCCTGCGACCCGCTGTCGGCGTTCGGCGGCGTCATCGCCGTCAACCGCCCGGTGACCGTCGAGCTCGCCGAGCAGGTCGCGGAGATCTTCACCGAGGTCATCGCCGCCCCGGCGTACGAGGACGGCGCGGTCGAGATCCTGGCCAAGAAGAAGAACATCCGCGTGCTCAAGGTGGACGGCACCCCGCACCAGCCGGGCGACCTGAAGCCGATCTCGGGCGGCGCGCTGCTCCAGCAGAGCGACCTCTTCCAGGCCGAGGGCGACGACCCGGCGAACTGGACCCTCGCCACCGGCGACGCCCTCTCCCCGGAGCAGCTCGCCGAGCTCGCGTTCGCGTGGAAGGCCTGCCGGGCCGTCAAGTCAAACGCGATCCTGCTCGCCAAGGGCGGCGCCTCGGTCGGCGTCGGCATGGGCCAGGTCAACCGCGTCGACTCGGCGAAGCTCGCCGTCGAGCGGGCCGGCGCCGAGCGCGCGCAGGGCTCGTACGCCGCCTCGGACGCCTTCTTCCCCTTCCCGGACGGGCTGGAGATCCTGACCGCCGCCGGCATCAAGGCCGTGGTCCAGCCGGGCGGTTCGGTCCGTGACGAGCAGGTCGTCGAGGCCGCGAAGGCGGCCGGCGTGACCATGTACTTCACGGGGACGAGGCACTTCTTCCACTGAGTGACCCGGACACCGGCCCGGACCCGGTACCGCTGACGGCGAAGGCCGCGTTCCGCAGCAGTGCGGGACGCGGCCTTCGCCGTGTGCGTGGTCCGGGGGCCTACGGGGATCAGTAGCGCGGGCGCTGGAACCAGGCGGTCGCAGCGCTGCCCACCATCGAGCCGAGGATGATGCCGCTGATGGTGAGGCCGATGGCGCTTCCGATGAGGGAGCCGGCGATGGTGGCGCCCGCCGATTCCTCGTGGAGCGAGGAGGAGGCGGCGATCGAGCTGGCCACGTTGCCCAGGTTGCCCAGGATGCCGAGGGCGCCGTAGATGATCGTCAGGACGCGCACCGGGGTGGCGCCCTTGCCCAGCCGGGCGGCCAGGGTGATGGAGAGGGTGGCGAGGAGGGCGAGGCCGACGCCCAGGGCGATGGCGGCGCCGCCCAGCACGTCCCCGACGTCGGAGTCCTCGGACCCGGCGAACAGCGCGCCGAAGACGACGGCCAGGATCGCGCCGATCAGCTGGAACCCGCCGATGACGAACAGCACGACACGGGCCGCCTTCATCAGGCCCGGCATCTGCATCGGCGGCGGCTGGTACGAGGGGTACCCGGGGTAGGCCTGCGGCGCCTGCTGCTGCGGGTAGCCGTAGCCCGGCTGCGGCGGGATGCCCTGCGGGGCCTGCTGCGGGTAGCCGTACCCGGGCTGGCCCTGCTGCTGTCCGTACGGATTGTGCGGGTCGCCGAAGCTCATCTGGGATGTTCCTCCGTGGAAGCGCGGGAAGTGCGGGACGCACGGCACGCCACGGAGACGTCACTGCGTCCTTGCGGCCCGCCCCCCGGCACTGCCCGCGGCACTCTGTGACCGCCATCGTGATCGCCGTGCGCGGGACTTGTCCAGCCGTTGCGCACACGGACGGTCACTTGTTGTGCAAGTGCAATGAATCCGAGGGGCCGCCGAGGCGACGCGACTGGAACCGGGGCCGCCCCATCCGGGAGGATGGGGGTATGACCGCCCAGATTCTCGATGGCAAGGCCACGGCAGCCGCTATCAAGTCCGAACTGACCGCCCGCGTGGCGGACCTCAAGGCGCGGGGTGTCACTCCCGGCCTCGGCACCCTGCTGGTCGGCGACGATCCGGGCAGCCGCTGGTACGTCAACGGCAAGCACAAGGACTGCGCCGAGGTGGGCATCGCCTCCATCCAGCGCGAACTGCCCGCCACCGCCTCCCAGGAGGACATCGAGGCGGTCGTACGGGAGCTCAACGAGAACCCGGAGTGCACGGGCTACATCGTCCAACTCCCGCTGCCCAAGGGCATCGACACCAACCGGGTGCTGGAGCTGATGGCGCCGGAGAAGGACGCCGACGGCCTGCACCCGATGTCGCTCGGCCGACTGGTGCTGAACGAGCCGGGACCGCTGCCGTGCACCCCGTACGGCATCGTCGAGCTGCTGCGCCACCACGGCGTCGAGATCAACGGCGCGCACGTCGTCGTCCTCGGCCGCGGCATCACCGTCGGGCGCTCCATCGGGCTGCTGCTGACCCGCAAGTCCGAGAACGCCACCGTCACGCTCTGCCACACCGGTACGCGCGACCTCTCCGGGCTGCTGCGCCAGGCGGACGTCATCGTGGCCGCGGCGGGGGTCCCGCACCTGGTCAAGCCGGAGGACGTGAAGCCGGGCGCGGCCGTGCTCGACGTCGGCGTCAGCCGGGACGAGAACGGCAAGATCGTCGGCGACGTCCACCCCGGGGTCGCCCAGGTGGCCGGCTGGATCTCCCCGAACCCCGGCGGAGTCGGCCCTATGACCCGGGCGCAGCTGCTGGTCAACGTCGTCGACGCGGCCGAACGGGCGGCGACGCACCATGCGGGCTGAACGCGAGCCGGGTGCGCCGGACGCGATGAGCGGGCCGAAGGCGGCTGGCGCCGCGAAGCCGACGGGCGGCAAGGAGGCGGGGGCGGCCACGAAGGCCGCGGGCTCCGCGAAGGCCGCCGCGGGCGCCGCGAAGCCGGGCGGCGCCAAGGAAGCGGCGGGCGCGCCGAAGGCAGTACGGGCCACGAAGGCGGCGACCGGTCCGAAGGCCACCAGTGGCCCGAAGGCGACGTCGGCTGCGACCGCCACGACCGCTGCGACCGCCACGACCGCTGCGACCGCCCCGACCGCCGTGACGGCCGGGACCTCCCCGACCGCCACGGCGGCGGCGATCGCCACGGCGGCCGCCGGCGTCAAGCAGGCGGCGGGTGCGACCGTCGCGGTGGGGCAAGGGGCGAAGGAGGGGAAGGCGACGCGCCGGTTCCCCTCCGTCACCCAGGACACCGCCCGCCCCGAGGGCGGCGGCCGGGCGGCGCACCGCGACGCGCCCGCGCCGGCCCGCCAGTGGCCGATGCTCAGCGTGCTCGCCGCTACCGCCGCCGGACTGCTCGGCACCGCCATGGGGCATCCCCGGATCGGCTGCCTGGCCATCGGCATCGCGCTGATCGCGGCGGCCGTCCTGCGCCGCGTCCTGCCCTCGGTCGGCATGCTCGCGGTGCGCTCCCGCTTCACGGACATGGCCACGTACGGGGTACTGGGCGTGGCGATCACGCTGCTCGCGCTGGTCATGCAACCGAAGCCGTGGCTGGACATCCCCTCGCTGGAGTCGGCGGTCCACTTCAGCATCCGCTGAGCGCATGAGGGGTGCGAGCCCCTCCGCGCCTTCGAACTCCCGGGCGACATGTGCCACGCACCACACGGACCCGGGGGTTAGCCCGCGC
This genomic window contains:
- the purN gene encoding phosphoribosylglycinamide formyltransferase; the encoded protein is MAVSRLVVLVSGSGTNLQALLDAIAGDPGGPEGFGAEVVAVGADRENIAGLERAEKAGIPTFVCPVKAYATREEWDTALTEATAAHEPDLVVSAGFMKIVGKAFIDRFGGRFINTHPALLPAFPGAHGVRDALAYGAKVTGCTVHFVDGGVDTGPIIAQGVVEIRDGEDEGALHERIKEVERTLLVDVVGRLARHGYRIEGRKVTIQ
- the purH gene encoding bifunctional phosphoribosylaminoimidazolecarboxamide formyltransferase/IMP cyclohydrolase, with protein sequence MTAVESVASNDPTTTQRPIRRALISVYDKTGLEELARGLHEAGVALVSTGSTASKIAAAGVPVTKVEELTGFPECLDGRVKTLHPRVHAGILADLRLEDHRNQLAELGVEPFDLVVVNLYPFLETVRSGATPDECVEQIDIGGPSMVRAAAKNHPSVAVVTSPDRYADVIAAAQGGGFDLTARKRLAAEAFQHTAAYDVAVASWFTNAYAPEPEAVLPEFLAGAWDRKSTLRYGENPHQAAALYTDGQPGGLANAEQLHGKEMSFNNYVDTEAARRAAYDHEYPCVAIIKHANPCGIAVGADVAEAHRKAHACDPLSAFGGVIAVNRPVTVELAEQVAEIFTEVIAAPAYEDGAVEILAKKKNIRVLKVDGTPHQPGDLKPISGGALLQQSDLFQAEGDDPANWTLATGDALSPEQLAELAFAWKACRAVKSNAILLAKGGASVGVGMGQVNRVDSAKLAVERAGAERAQGSYAASDAFFPFPDGLEILTAAGIKAVVQPGGSVRDEQVVEAAKAAGVTMYFTGTRHFFH
- a CDS encoding bifunctional methylenetetrahydrofolate dehydrogenase/methenyltetrahydrofolate cyclohydrolase — its product is MTAQILDGKATAAAIKSELTARVADLKARGVTPGLGTLLVGDDPGSRWYVNGKHKDCAEVGIASIQRELPATASQEDIEAVVRELNENPECTGYIVQLPLPKGIDTNRVLELMAPEKDADGLHPMSLGRLVLNEPGPLPCTPYGIVELLRHHGVEINGAHVVVLGRGITVGRSIGLLLTRKSENATVTLCHTGTRDLSGLLRQADVIVAAAGVPHLVKPEDVKPGAAVLDVGVSRDENGKIVGDVHPGVAQVAGWISPNPGGVGPMTRAQLLVNVVDAAERAATHHAG
- a CDS encoding DUF3017 domain-containing protein translates to MRAEREPGAPDAMSGPKAAGAAKPTGGKEAGAATKAAGSAKAAAGAAKPGGAKEAAGAPKAVRATKAATGPKATSGPKATSAATATTAATATTAATAPTAVTAGTSPTATAAAIATAAAGVKQAAGATVAVGQGAKEGKATRRFPSVTQDTARPEGGGRAAHRDAPAPARQWPMLSVLAATAAGLLGTAMGHPRIGCLAIGIALIAAAVLRRVLPSVGMLAVRSRFTDMATYGVLGVAITLLALVMQPKPWLDIPSLESAVHFSIR